DNA sequence from the Methanolobus sp. ZRKC5 genome:
ACTCTTCTTTGCGGCGCTGCATGAAGAATGCAAGACCGAGAATTGCAGCTACTGGAAGCGCAATAGTTGGGAATTCTGAGATTGATTCTACATATCTTGATGCTGAATCTATTTCTGTACTGGCAAGTACTGGGCCTGCACCAATGCTTATTCTGTAGATTGTTCCTACTGGTGCACTAGCATTGAGTGACACTGTTATTACGCCTACATCTGTGTATGATGTTGCAAGCGGTACTGTTACATTAGCAGGTGTAGTTATGTTTATATCAGTTGTTGCTCCTGGGCCTGATATAACAGCTACTTGTGTCGCGTATGGGAGTACAAGGCCTTGTTCTACGGAGCTGATGGCTGTCATTCTGTAACTGAGGGTTATACTGTCGCCTGGTTTAAGTGTCAAATCACCTATGGCTGCAGTTCCTGTTGCGTCCCATATGTCTGCGGTATATGGGGTTGCAGATGCTGTTCCTACAAACAGTGCAATCAATGCGATAAGTAATGGTAGTTTCTTCATATTTCCACTCCTAACAACTTTTATTGTTATTGGATGCATTCTTTTTTTTTGCATATATAGTATGAAGTAACTATCTTCTGTAACAAAATGTCTTAACTACTTGTACTCGAGCAGTTAAAAACAAGTTAAAAACAAGAATAAAAAAAGTATTGGAGTAAGTTGATTAACTTACTCTTCCTTGCGGCGCTGCATGAAGAATGCAAGACCAAGGATTGCAGCTACTGGGAGTGCAATTGTTGGGAATTCTGGTATTGATTCTACGTATCTTGATGCTGAATCTATTTCTGTGCTGGCAAGTACTGGGCCTGCACCAATGCTTATTCTGTATATTGTGTGTAGTGGTGCATTAGCATTGAGTGACACTGTTATTACGCCTACATCTGTGTATGATGTTGCAAGCGGAACTACTACATTAGCAGGTGTGGTTATTGTTATGTCACTTGCTGCTCCAGTGCCTGATACGACAGCTACTTGTGTCACATATGGAAGAACAAGGCCTTGTTCTACAGGACTTATATCTGTCATTCTGTAACTAAGGGTTATGCTGTCCCCTGGCTTCAGTGCAAGGTCTCCAACTGGTGCTGTTCCTGCTGCATTAAATATGTCTGCGGTGTAGGGGTTTGCAGCTGCAACACCCATCATGCTTATTGCTACTAGCAATACCAATATAATTTTCTTCATTTTCGTACCACCTTTTTTAATTAGGATTATTACTAATTAAAGTTCCTTATTGTCTCACTCTTATTTATACATTTGTAAAAACGCTGCGATGACATTATGATCCTCATTATGAGGTGCGTGGTCTGTTATGTTGATACATAAAATGTCCATGTTTCCACAGCAGTATTTCCGGCCTGATCGGTGACACTCAGGCGGACATCTACCGCACCATTCTCTAATCCTACAGCATTGTAGGTAATAGAACTGTAATCTATTTCGGCATCATCAGTTACATCAACTCCATTTACCTGAAAAGCTATTTTCGTTTTATCAATGCCTGCACGATCATCTGAGTAAGAAGCCCTGATAGATGGATTGCCTGTATTCACTGTTTCGCCATCATCGGGGCTTAAACTTTTAATGGTCGGGTCGACCCTGTCAATGATGAATGTCTCTTCTTCATACAAGCTTAGGGAATCCACTGTTTTTGCAGTAGTTTTAACCCGTGCTGTGCCATCACGTATACTATAATCCAGATCCTTATCCTCTGTTGTGGCTGTGTATGTATATTCATTATCTGATGAACCTTCAAAGGTCACATCCAGTTTATAGCCATATCTATCTTGTACTATCACAGTTGGTTCTTCCTTAAGGGCCGTAGAGGAAGTAATGGTAATTTCTACATCATCTGATGTTTTTTCAGGATTGATGTCTATTGTTAGTTCTTCCAGTGATTCATCGGTGTATAAGCTTCCAAATGTATAGGCTGTATTATTGGCATAGTCCTTTGCAGTGACTTCTATATTGTAATTATCCTGCAATTTTACAGTGTATTTAGTAGTCCATATTATGTTGTCTGTTGTTGCAAGCTTTAAGGACTCAGAATTGCCAAATGTCCATGGTATTATCTTACATTCCATTTCCATCAAAGGCTTGCTTGATGTCACAGTTAGGTATGTGGTATCACTGGTGGGGTTTGGCGTGATGTCGAGTTCGATTGTTGGTGCAGTGATGTCAACTTTTGTACTTGTGTCGGATACTGCATGTTCCATTTCTTCATTCAGGGCGTTGTCAACTGCTTTTGATCTGAAGTAATATGTTTCACCTTGTTTTCCTTCAAACTCTGCGGAAATTGCTGTAGTTTTACTAATCCACCTATTCCAGTTCGTGCCGTCTGTGCTGTAATCTATGTCATAGTAATAAATACCTGAACCTTCATCGGTTCCGTTCCAACTTACTGTAAATTTATTATTGCCAACACTTGGGACTAAGGTGAGCACTTTGGATATCGGAAGGTCAAATTCTACAGTGTTATCATCTTTGACGTATGGGGATAAAGCTGACAGTGGCATGAAACTTACTTCATCAATAGCAAATTCAATCGTTTTAAGGTCCAAATTACGGTTCTGTGCTAAAACAAATGAGATTGTATTTTTACCTTCCTGTATTGTAACAGGTAGCATCAGATGCTGCCATCCTTCGTCACCGTTTATTCCTTCTGACCATACTATCACATCATTGAGCAATACTCTCTTGTATTGTGACTCTTCTTTATCCGGAGTTCCCTTTGCATAGTTGTCCTTCATGTAAGCGGAAAGCAGTACATCCTGTGTTCTGTTACTGTAGATCTCCTGCTGAAGGTTATACTGGTCATAACCCCATTGTCCCATGTTTCCTTCAAAGGTGCTATTGATCACAAATGCCTTGGATGAATTGATTCCAGACTCGTTCAGGTAATGTCCTGTTACTGATGTCTCGTTGCTTGAAATAAATGTCCATCCTTCATCCGTTTCCATATCTGGGTTACTAAGTTGTATGAAATCGATGGTTGCAGAATTTGTAGTTTCAACGACCTCAGTACTTATCATCTGAGTCACCCAGAGATGTGCTGATCTGTATGCGAAATTTCCAACTTCATCTTTGTACAGGGCAAACTCAAGTTTCTGTCTTTCCTGCTTGAATTTTGTTGGGGTTAGCACAAGTTCCTGTTCCCACTTATCTTCGTGTCTAAGGGTTACTTCAATCTCATCCAGTACGATGCCATCCAGTTTTGCTTGTAGTATGTAGTTCACATCAGCATGTTCGTAGTTTTCTATACCTGCTATTATGTGGAGGGGATTTGATGTGGAAATATTCTCAGGATAGTTCTCAGCTTTTCCATCCGGGCCAAGGATGTAAAGTGCTGTGAATGTTTCTTTTTCCCGGGTTGCCTTTGCATAGGCGAACATGGCGCCTGCAATAATTATGGAAAGCACCATTGCGATCATAAGGGCTTTTGTGATCTCCGGGGCTATTTTTTTTGTATTGAGCTCAGTTGGAGTCGCACGGTTCTTTTTACGCACTGAAGATATCTTTTTTCTATTGCTTGCAGAGAATCTTTTATCAATTTCTGTGTTTTGATGCTTAGTCTCTTCAACTTCTGCATGGATCTCCTCATCTGAATTCAGTGACTGGATAAAGGCACTGTATGAAAAGCTGAATTGTTCATCTTCAGGAAGGCGTTTTCTGGAAAGATATGTCAGAAGTACAAAGATAACTGTAAGAATCACAAGTGATATTGTTATTGAATTTGGTCTGAATTTCCATTCTGTAAGGCTGACGATAAAACCATCGAAGACCATTATCATAATACTGAAACCAACGCTCAGGGTGAATCGCTCTATTTCGGATATCTCTTTGTTACTCGGGAACAGGGCTGACATGAAGGCATATCCTGGTATGAAAAATATGATCAATAAAGCAAAGAGTATCCTTATTAGTGCTATCTCGTTAAATGGGGGGAAGAGGATGAATATGATTGATAGTAACGATGCTACTAATAATAGTTTAAGATCCTGGGTATATGTGTATTTATTGGGGCCGAGCATCTGGTCACGAGTTCCTTGTGGGTGATTAATATATAATGAATTATTTATGAATTTAGTGTAATTATTTGCTAAAATATATAAGTATAGGGTTCTATTATATTACAGCTTCTTAATACAGGTACATTTCAAATAAACTAAAGTAAAATACAAAGAGGGTTCTCTATTAAAAATAAGGTATGGATATATTTTCTGTTTTTCATAGTCTTTCTGCCCATAGTCTCTCTGATATTCTATCTTGGAGGTTCCATGGCTGGGTTAGTAAGCTTGCTTGTTATTTATGTGTTAAGCAGGCAAATCTATCTTTCAGCTTCCAAATTAATCATGAGGTGGTACGGATGTGAATATATGTCTCCCACAGAATATTCAGATTTACACTATATATTGAATGAACTTTCAGAAAAGTTTTCTATAGAATGCCCAAAGAGTCATATATTTGATTCATCGACTCCAATTGTCTTTACAGTAGGTTCCAAAAAAAAATATGACATTGTAATGTCCTATGGACTTCTGGAACTTTTAAATAATGATGAATTGGAGGCTATGCTCGCACGTGAGATGGCACGTATCTCCGAGGGAAATGTGTCCCATAACACTTTTGTGGCCTTTGTTGCAGGTATCATTGCTTCTTTCTCCACGGTCGCCATGTGGATGTCCATGCTTGGAGGTTTCGGGCAGGAGGGAGATCCTGTACCCAAGTTCATACGGTTTGTCGCAATGGGTCTGGTAATGCTCCCTGCTGCTCTGATCGTATACATTGGATCGGTGGATTCAACTTTACATTCAGATATAGTGGCTGTCAGGACACTGGGAAGCAAACAGTATCTTGCTTCAGCCCTGAAAAGGGTGTATAACGACATTAATCTGAATTCTGTTGAATATTTCAATCCCGGTCATGTTCATCTTTTTGCAATGAATCCTGTTAAGGTGAATTCACTTTATGATATCCATCTATCTTTATTTGAGGCAAAACTGGATCTTCGGCAGCGCTTAAAGGCCGTTGACGGAGTAGATATACTGAATTGAGGTACTATCATGTTCTCTGAGATAAATTATCTTTACACAAGTCTTGCGGACTGGCAAAAAGCACTGATGTTCAGCTTTATTTCCTACGCTGTGGTTCTTTTTGGTATCATTGTAGCCATTACATTTATACTGAAGGATTTCAAGTTCCTTCTTGTATTCGGTATCACTTTTGTATATATGGGTGGCCTGACAGTTACTATTTTTGTAACCAGGCGAATATTCAAAAAAAGGTTGATAGAACGCTGATCGTTCTTCATATGTTTTTCATTTCTTCTTGTTCATGATGTACATTATACCGCCTGCGGTCAGGGCGAAGATAATCCATCCTATATGTGTGTGGACAATCATCATCACATCCATACCATAAAGGTACGCTGTAATGTATAGTATTATTACCCTAACAAGATTTGCAAGGTATGCGACCAATACTGCCAGTCCAAGAAGCCTTAAAGATTGACTGATATCCATTCTTTCAATCCTTGAATATCCTGCAACTATGCCTATGAGCAAGAACATAGAGTAAAGGCCTGAGCATGGTCCGCCAATGACAATAGTCA
Encoded proteins:
- a CDS encoding PEF-CTERM sorting domain-containing protein, with the protein product MKKLPLLIALIALFVGTASATPYTADIWDATGTAAIGDLTLKPGDSITLSYRMTAISSVEQGLVLPYATQVAVISGPGATTDINITTPANVTVPLATSYTDVGVITVSLNASAPVGTIYRISIGAGPVLASTEIDSASRYVESISEFPTIALPVAAILGLAFFMQRRKEE
- a CDS encoding DUF1616 domain-containing protein, whose translation is MLGPNKYTYTQDLKLLLVASLLSIIFILFPPFNEIALIRILFALLIIFFIPGYAFMSALFPSNKEISEIERFTLSVGFSIMIMVFDGFIVSLTEWKFRPNSITISLVILTVIFVLLTYLSRKRLPEDEQFSFSYSAFIQSLNSDEEIHAEVEETKHQNTEIDKRFSASNRKKISSVRKKNRATPTELNTKKIAPEITKALMIAMVLSIIIAGAMFAYAKATREKETFTALYILGPDGKAENYPENISTSNPLHIIAGIENYEHADVNYILQAKLDGIVLDEIEVTLRHEDKWEQELVLTPTKFKQERQKLEFALYKDEVGNFAYRSAHLWVTQMISTEVVETTNSATIDFIQLSNPDMETDEGWTFISSNETSVTGHYLNESGINSSKAFVINSTFEGNMGQWGYDQYNLQQEIYSNRTQDVLLSAYMKDNYAKGTPDKEESQYKRVLLNDVIVWSEGINGDEGWQHLMLPVTIQEGKNTISFVLAQNRNLDLKTIEFAIDEVSFMPLSALSPYVKDDNTVEFDLPISKVLTLVPSVGNNKFTVSWNGTDEGSGIYYYDIDYSTDGTNWNRWISKTTAISAEFEGKQGETYYFRSKAVDNALNEEMEHAVSDTSTKVDITAPTIELDITPNPTSDTTYLTVTSSKPLMEMECKIIPWTFGNSESLKLATTDNIIWTTKYTVKLQDNYNIEVTAKDYANNTAYTFGSLYTDESLEELTIDINPEKTSDDVEITITSSTALKEEPTVIVQDRYGYKLDVTFEGSSDNEYTYTATTEDKDLDYSIRDGTARVKTTAKTVDSLSLYEEETFIIDRVDPTIKSLSPDDGETVNTGNPSIRASYSDDRAGIDKTKIAFQVNGVDVTDDAEIDYSSITYNAVGLENGAVDVRLSVTDQAGNTAVETWTFYVST
- a CDS encoding PEF-CTERM sorting domain-containing protein, with protein sequence MKKIILVLLVAISMMGVAAANPYTADIFNAAGTAPVGDLALKPGDSITLSYRMTDISPVEQGLVLPYVTQVAVVSGTGAASDITITTPANVVVPLATSYTDVGVITVSLNANAPLHTIYRISIGAGPVLASTEIDSASRYVESIPEFPTIALPVAAILGLAFFMQRRKEE
- a CDS encoding M48 family metalloprotease translates to MAGLVSLLVIYVLSRQIYLSASKLIMRWYGCEYMSPTEYSDLHYILNELSEKFSIECPKSHIFDSSTPIVFTVGSKKKYDIVMSYGLLELLNNDELEAMLAREMARISEGNVSHNTFVAFVAGIIASFSTVAMWMSMLGGFGQEGDPVPKFIRFVAMGLVMLPAALIVYIGSVDSTLHSDIVAVRTLGSKQYLASALKRVYNDINLNSVEYFNPGHVHLFAMNPVKVNSLYDIHLSLFEAKLDLRQRLKAVDGVDILN